The genomic segment TTGCACAAAGTAGTTTTTGAAactgcctgtttgtttgtctgatcaACAGTCAAACTTccaaaaatgtttaatttataatgacctaaaaaactaagaaaaaattctgttataaaatgaaaatacagtCAAGCActttttcctaaaaaaaaaaaaaaaaaaaaatgggtgtcCTCTTCTGATCATCTGATCATTGAATCATATTTTTTCCTCTCATGAGTGTTTCAGAATAAATGGTGTAATTTACAACTCCAGACATTTGTTACATGTCTTTATTCTGTGATTATTTCCATAAGAAAATAGTATTTCCTCACCAGATTGTCAGTGGTTCATGTGATGATTCATTATtctgctcccattttttttttctttccttttttgtccTCAGACATTTCAGGTTCTGTGGGGTTCTGGCAGTGAAAAGAGCCATCCTGTCTCTTCAACCCGCCGCCCCCATCAGTACCCCCCCGAGCCGCACCTTCATCCACCTGGTTGCTCCCGTCAGCACCCGCAGGATGGAGTACACAGAGAGCCGGAAGGTCAGGTCAGTCCCCTCTACACCAGTACAGTCAAAAATAAGCAAATTGCAAGGCAGGGACTTAATGAAATTAAGCAGTTAATGAATTTGGTTCATATCCTGTATTTTGGCTGTATTAACTGGGCAATATTTTAAAAAACGATATAAAtcttaaagctatagggcctttcaaatttcaaaaactgaaaaatttagtttctactgaaatcccagCATTATAATATAGTTTTTTTGtagcatgttgcaaaattacagctcattttaggacatatttatctgggaggACATgccatagtcaatcaatcaatcaatcaattttatttatatagcaccaaatcacaacaaacagttgccccaaggcactttatattgtaaggcaaggccatacaataattacgtaaaaaccccaacggtcaaaacgaccccctgtgagcaagcacttggcgacagtgggaaggaaaaactcccttttaacaggaagaaacctccagcagaaccaggctcagggaggggcagtcttctgctgggactggttggggctgagggagagaaccaggaaaaagacatgctgtggaggggagcagagatcaatcactaatgattaaatgcagagtggtgcatacagagcaaaaagagaaagaaacactcagtgcatcatgggaaccccccagcagtctaagtctatagcagcataactaagggatggttcagggtcacctgatccagccctaactataagctttagcaaaaaggaaagtttaagcctaatcttaaaagtagagagggtgtctgtctccctgatctgaattgggagctggttccacaggagaggagcctgaaagctgaaggctctgcctcccattctactcttacaaaccctaggaactacaagtaagcctgcagtctgagagcgaagcgctctattggggtgatatggtactatgaggtccctaagataagatgggacctgattattcaaaaccttataagtaagaagaagaactttaaattctattctagaattaacaggaagccaatgaagagaggccaatatgggtgagatatgctctctccttctagtccccgttagtactctagctgcagcattttgaattaactgaaggcttttcagggaacttttaggacaacctgataataatgaattacaatagtccagcctagaggaaataaatgcatgaattagtttttcagcatcactctgagacaagacctttctaattttagagatattgcgtaaatgcaaaaaagcagtcatacatatttgtttaatatgcgcattgaatgacatatcttgatcaaaatgactccaagatttctcacagtattactagaggtcagggtaatgccatccagagtaaggatctggttagacaccatgtttctaagatttgtggggccaagtacaataacttcagttttatctgagtttaaaagcaggaaattagaggtcatccatgtctttatgtctgtaagacaatcctgcagtttagctaattggtgtgtgtcctctggcttcatggatagataaagctgggtatcatctgcgtaacaatgaaaatttaagcaatgccgtctaatatactgcctaagggaagcatgtataaagtgaataaaattggtcctagcacagaaccttgtggaactccataattaaccttagtctgtgaagaagattccccatttacatgaacaaattgtaatctattagataaatatgattcaaaccaccacagcgcagtacctttaatacctatggcatgctctaatctctgtaataaaattttatggtcaacagtatcaaaagcagcactgaggtctaacagaacaagcacagagatgagtccactgtctgaggccataagaagatcatttgtaaccttcactaatgctgtttctgtactatgatgaattctaaaacctgactgaaactcttcaaatagaccattcctctgcagatgatcagttagctgttttacaactaccctttcaagaatttttgagagaaaaggaaggttggagactggcctataattagctaagatagctgggtcaagtgatggctttttaagtaatggtttaattactgccaccttaaaagcctgtggtacatagccaactaataaagatagattgatcatatttaagatcgaagcattaaataatggtagggcttcctgagcagcctggtaggaatggggtctaatagacatgttgatggtttggatgaagtaactaatgaaaataactcagacagaacaatcggagagaaagagtctaaccaataccggcatcactgaaagcagccaaagataacgatacgtctttgggatggttatgagtcattttttcctctaatagttaaaattttattagcaaagaaagtcatgaagtcattactagttaaagttaaaggaatactcggctcaatagagctctgactctttgtcagcctggctacagtgctgaaaagaaacctggggttgttcttattttcttcaattagtgatgagtagtaagatgtcctagctttacggagggcttttttatagagcaacagactctttttccaggctaagtgaagatcttctaaattagtgaggcgccatttcctctccaacttacgggttatctgctttaagctgcgagtttgtgagttataccacggaggtcaggcacttctgatttaaagctctctttttcagaggagctacagcatccaaagttgtcttcaatgaggatgtaaaactattgacgagatactctatctcacttacagagtttaggtagctactctgcactctgttggtatatggcattagagaacataaagaaggaataatatccttaaacctagttacagcgctttctgaaagacttctagtgtaatgaaacttattccccactgctgggtagtccatcagagtaaatgtaaatgttattaagaaatgatcagacagaagggagttttcagggaatactgttaagtcttctatttccataccataagtcagaacaagatctaagatatgattaaagtggtgggtggactcatttacattttgagcaaagccaattgagtctaataatagattaaatgcagtgttgaggctgtcattctcagcatctgtgtggatgttaaaatcgcccactataattatcttatctgagctaagcactaagtcagacaaaaggtctgaaaattcacagagaaactcatagtaatgaccaggtggatgatagataataacaaataaaactggtttttgggacttccaatttggatggacaagactaagagtcaagctttcaaatgaattaagctctgtctgggtttttgattaattaataagatggaatggaagattgctgctaatcctccgcctcggcccgtgctatgatcattctggcagttagtgtgactcggaggtgttgactcatttaaactaacatattcatcctgctgtaaccaggtttctgtaaggcagaataaatatgttgatcaattattatttcatttaccaacagggacttagaagagagagacctaatgttaatagaccacattaactgttttagtctgtggtgcagttgaaggtgctattattttttctttttgaattttatgcttaaatagattttgctggttattggtggtctgggagcaggcaccgtctctacggggatggggtaatgaggggatggcagggggagagaagctgcagagaggtgtgtaagactacaactctgcttcctggttccaaccctggatagtcacggtttggaggatttaagaaattggccagattttctagaaatgagagctgctccatccaaagtgggatggatgctgtctctcctaacaagaccaggttttccccagaagctttgccaattatctatgaagcccacctcattttttggacaccactcagccaacaattcaaggagaacatgcggctaaacatgtcactcccggtccgattggggaggggcccagagaaaactacagagtccaacattgtttttgcaaagttacacacgattcaatgttaattttagtgacctctgattggcgtaaccgggtgtcattactgccgacgtgaattacaatcttaccaaatttacgcttagccttagctagcagtttcaaatttccttcaatgtcgcctgctctggcccccggaagacaattgactatggttgctggtgtcgctaacttcacatttctcaaaacagagtcgccaataaccagagtttgatcctcggcgggtgtgtcgtcgagtggggaaaaacggttagagatgtgaacgggttggcggtgtacacggggcttctgtttagaactacgcttcctcctcacagtcacccagtcggcctgctttcccggctgctcgggatctgccagagggaaactaacagctgctaagctaccttggtccgcaccgactacaggggcctggctagctgtagaattttccacggtgcatagtgaaaattgtcttttccttcattgcCGCCATGCATACAGACTACAGGAAGAAGCGCATGTGAGCATGagtgaggttttgagatgactTGTGACCCATCTTacgttaacatccataagatttcttgtaaataatTTCTAAATCTACCAAATGCTGGTCAAAGCATCTGATCcattgaatttctccccctcaggggttgaaattttaaattgtttccagacagcatgcattttgatcatattagcaatatcatattatgaatcccttatgtaaatgctaaggaataaaattttaGTGATAAAGAAATTCTTCTTATGACttgatcttaaaaaaaaacagtgacactATACCTTTTACATCGATAATTACTGTATTATGATTTGTATTATAGATTAAACTAAAATTGTCATAAATGCACAAtgtgcatgaatgtcatggtaaggcatcttcaaagaaaaaaaaaaaaaataattaaggtgtagcctgttttgtatttttcacaaATTGATAAAATGTCCTTTAGGTTGAAATCTAGTTCTTAATGAGTACCTTTTATTTCTGGTGTATATTGGAAAAATGTAGCTAAATGTATTGCTCACAAAGTATTTATATGGGGAAGATTCCATAATGTCACTTCATGGGCTCttcttgggatttttttttttaatacatttgcaaaatcttaaaaaaaaaaaactttttcacgttgttattatggggtattgtgtgtagtatTTTGAGGGAAAGTTAATTAGTAAGGATGTGACattacatatatatgtgtatatatatcctttatttaaccaggtaaaagctCATTGAGTTAAAAAATCTCTTTacctggccaagaaagcagcACAACATGTTACGAAGAGACATAACTTACACATGCAAGATTTTATTCGCTATGTTAGCTCTGCTAAAATGAATAAGATGCAGCACCATATTTTAATTGATAGGCTAGCTTCCTATCTTATGCACCTGGTCAGATGTTATTgatgatttaaattttttaaccAAACAGACTGCAGCAGTTTTTTTGTGAATGGACACATGTCCTCTGTTATATCTTCTtcccagggctgtgtcctttctctcctgcttttcatccTTTATACAGACAGTTCCTAGATCTCTCAACAAATATCTATCTTGTCAAGTTCTCAGATGTACACAGTCTTATGGTCTCTCCTTCAGGGCCACCAATCCGAATCATGGCGCATACATTCCTGATGTGCTGTATATTAGTTGAATTTAAAAAAGAACAGTTTTCTGTATTAAAAATCCAGTTCTGGCCTCATGGTGTTGTGTGCCTGCAGGTTCACTCCTCAGCAGATATTCAGCGTGGTGGCCAGCGTGGACCAGTATCAGCACTTTGTTCCCTGGTGCAAAAAGTCTCAGGTCATAAAAGGACACCACTGGGGATGTTCAGGCAGAACGGAAATGGGCTTTCCCCGTTTGTGGAGCGCTATACATCTCTGCTCACCTCATCCCAAACCGGTCACGTCAGGGTAAGAGTTTTGTTACTGTTCAGGCTTCGATAAGAAGTCACACTGTAATTATTTTTGTTATCTGTTCATGctgcttttttttaactttgtattCACAATTTCAGTTGTTCGGTGTGTATGAACAGTCAGTATCCCCATTCGAGCAATTTAATACCATGTTTTTCCTCTTTCTGGGTATGTCCTGGATAGATATCGAGGGTCCCCTCTGCTCTGATAGCATAACACTTGTTGTACCTCACATAAACAAAAATTGGAGAGGGGTTGTAGAAGAGTCtccctctgcttctgtcggtgtgtCCAGGAGTTTTGTagtctgattggtttatttcctTAAAGCTTCATGCAGTGGTAGTAAGTAATATAACATGAAAATCTTCTATCACACGAGTTTCCTAAAGTGTGGTAAATTTCATATTTCAATTTTTCCTTTAATTAAAATGGGAATGATGCTGTGGTCAAGTTTGACAAGATGAGAAGAGTCAAGACAAAGAAGAATCAATTGAGGAACACACACAACTTTTACTTCAACTTGAaactttgtgtaaaaaaaaaaagtggtgtaatGGATCATAGTTGATCCATGTGGACTGCCCCTCATGGTTTGGTATGCATGTGAACTGCAGAttaatggtagagaagcttgaatctttgactggactgggttgcttgacgcgaggacatttcacttcaaatcgcagaagcttcctcagctaaattcttgctctggtagtctgacttctgtctgacccttgtcgagaagaacaaacagaagccacaaaagctggagtttaaacctaaccagacgccccTACCGAGAggcacctgcatccccaccgctgaggccgtttcagctgtgaggcagagactgctggaggatgtgtctctacttgaaaggaccaaactcacaccagaccacatctgccaactcttggagatctgtctcaacaccacgtatttcctgtttagggggaattactacaggcagatccatggttgtgcgatggggtctccggtatcccccattgtggccaatctgtacatggagcgagtggagaagagagccttgacgtcattcacgggcatctctcccagtcactggttcagatatgtcgatgacacatggtttaaaatcaagcaacaggaggttgaggacacATCAGCTcgatggactccaatatcaagttcacacgtgaggatgccagaaacaaccatttagccttcttggactgtgatgttacaattgaagagaacaggcagctccagacaggggtttacagaaaacccactcacactgaccaatatctgctctttgactcaagccacccccttgaacacaactgcagagggaagggctaaagaacaacaacttgtgtgGAAAGCCCTCacggtatgtgggtacccacggtggtccctggacaaagtgcagaagtcccagagaacaaagagaccagatagacaggagacggagacaagaagaagaggagtgtctctcccttatttagcaggagtaggggaaaagctacagaggatcttcagacagcacaaaatcccagtttactttaaaccttttAATACTTTGAGacaaaggacaggatccctagttacaaacagagcaatgtagtgtgttctattagatgtcaggaaaactgtaacgaacactacataggtaagactaagcaacctttacacaaaa from the Thalassophryne amazonica chromosome 16, fThaAma1.1, whole genome shotgun sequence genome contains:
- the LOC117527963 gene encoding coenzyme Q-binding protein COQ10 homolog, mitochondrial-like, with protein sequence MDKRITPLLFSALVRMLEPSSKVSRVTNQRAKIRHFRFCGVLAVKRAILSLQPAAPISTPPSRTFIHLVAPVSTRRMEYTESRKVRFTPQQIFSVVASVDQYQHFVPWCKKSQVIKGHHWGCSGRTEMGFPRLWSAIHLCSPHPKPVTSG